A single Natrialba magadii ATCC 43099 DNA region contains:
- a CDS encoding type II toxin-antitoxin system VapC family toxin, protein MTDSLPTEVTVLTDVNVLAIALTDDHPAHDDVYPWIQNAIDGPNVLLVFDYYPLRAQYLMTSNFGVDAVDARNAIQSLVRSPARIISATETTLLEAYEISAEKNHDVYDSFIVALARAYDADYLITTDGDFDDLCDDEDVKYVNPIPTETREKLTLIDG, encoded by the coding sequence ATGACTGATTCTCTCCCTACTGAAGTGACAGTTCTCACTGACGTGAACGTACTAGCAATCGCGCTCACCGATGATCATCCTGCACATGACGATGTGTATCCGTGGATCCAAAACGCAATTGATGGGCCAAACGTCTTGCTCGTGTTTGATTATTATCCGTTGCGAGCACAGTATCTGATGACGAGCAATTTTGGAGTCGACGCAGTTGATGCTCGAAATGCTATCCAATCACTTGTTCGTAGCCCTGCACGAATCATTAGTGCCACCGAGACAACGCTGCTTGAGGCGTACGAGATCAGCGCTGAGAAAAACCACGACGTGTACGATTCGTTCATCGTTGCGCTTGCACGAGCATATGACGCCGATTACTTGATTACAACTGACGGCGATTTCGACGATCTTTGTGACGACGAAGATGTGAAATACGTCAACCCAATTCCAACTGAGACACGTGAGAAATTAACTCTAATTGATGGATAG
- a CDS encoding AbrB/MazE/SpoVT family DNA-binding domain-containing protein: MGKSAFEANNGEELTLTVDDRGRVTLPKEVRDRLGIESNDEIPATLVGSVLEVNPKPSSKLETATAGQKNWENTTPTDAGETLFGPMDQ; the protein is encoded by the coding sequence ATGGGAAAGTCCGCATTTGAAGCGAACAACGGGGAAGAACTCACACTCACAGTGGACGATAGAGGGCGGGTAACACTCCCAAAAGAGGTTCGGGACCGATTAGGAATCGAATCAAACGATGAGATTCCTGCAACCCTCGTCGGGTCGGTCCTTGAAGTCAACCCCAAACCAAGCTCGAAATTAGAGACAGCAACAGCCGGTCAGAAGAACTGGGAGAACACGACACCAACTGATGCCGGAGAAACCCTCTTCGGGCCGATGGACCAGTGA
- a CDS encoding winged helix-turn-helix transcriptional regulator — MVLKGDSKRFKHLNKRLQISSSTLSKRIGEAKDLGLITPEIDDRETSVKNQYRITERGQYVVAKMERLEIIHAYRTMFDMQAQVEGGKQELVEWVENEGAKEELARRSDSDPYVDLLGEDVTIAPAKTLIETMTRNSLLRNDYLKDFSPRSYSLRC, encoded by the coding sequence GTGGTGCTGAAGGGTGATTCCAAGCGGTTCAAACATCTGAACAAACGATTACAGATTAGTTCGTCAACGTTGTCGAAGCGGATCGGGGAAGCGAAAGACCTTGGGCTGATTACTCCGGAAATCGACGACCGGGAGACATCGGTGAAGAATCAGTATCGGATTACAGAGCGTGGGCAGTATGTAGTAGCAAAAATGGAGCGATTGGAGATCATCCACGCGTATCGGACGATGTTTGATATGCAGGCACAAGTTGAGGGTGGGAAGCAAGAGCTGGTGGAGTGGGTTGAGAATGAGGGGGCGAAAGAAGAGTTAGCGAGGCGGAGTGACAGTGATCCGTACGTTGACCTACTCGGTGAAGATGTGACAATAGCTCCCGCGAAGACTTTGATCGAGACTATGACGAGGAATTCTTTACTAAGGAATGACTACTTGAAAGATTTTAGTCCAAGGTCGTATTCTTTGAGGTGCTGA
- a CDS encoding dihydroorotase translates to MTVDTIITGGTIVTPGSEMEASVAIDDGIITAVGAESALPRGETRIDASGLLVLPGVVDPHVHIDEVPANRAGTYETESAAAALGGVTTLIDFAWQGGDRSFEDDEASLLDGIKHKKAKGETSHVDFGLHGVLHRERPETFDELAPAIEAGVTSFKLFMSTYDVGVSNGFIDEAFRHIADLDAVGVLHTEDPTVCEQQESRLRKEGRGDPVDYPDSRPDYTEAMGAAAALRMAEEAGVKYYSVHTSCRKAAEVIEAFRTDGSRVRAETCTHYTALDRSVHEEVGNDAMIAPPLRSQADVAAMFEYLKRGTLSVVSTDHAVYHSSFKDVDQWWNSPYGANSVQRSLPVFHHEAVVERGFSYPFLVRVMCSNPARTFGMPQKGTLEPGTDADIVLFDPNKTQTIRAETNASNASTSIYEGREVAGAVDRTLVRGTVVADGDDVVSDPGHGSFVERELPDWST, encoded by the coding sequence ATGACCGTTGATACGATCATCACGGGCGGGACAATCGTCACACCAGGGAGCGAAATGGAAGCAAGTGTCGCCATCGACGACGGCATCATCACCGCAGTCGGCGCGGAGTCAGCGCTTCCGCGAGGCGAAACCCGAATCGACGCGTCGGGGTTGCTCGTGCTCCCCGGTGTCGTTGACCCACACGTTCACATCGACGAGGTGCCGGCTAATCGAGCGGGGACGTACGAAACCGAATCTGCTGCGGCCGCGCTCGGCGGCGTCACGACGCTCATCGATTTCGCGTGGCAGGGCGGCGACCGGTCGTTCGAGGACGACGAAGCGAGCCTCCTTGATGGAATCAAACACAAAAAGGCGAAAGGAGAAACCTCGCACGTCGATTTCGGGCTCCACGGGGTGCTCCATCGCGAACGACCCGAAACGTTCGACGAACTCGCACCCGCAATCGAGGCGGGCGTCACCTCGTTCAAGTTGTTCATGTCGACGTACGATGTCGGCGTTTCGAACGGATTTATCGACGAAGCGTTCAGACACATCGCGGACCTCGATGCGGTCGGAGTGTTGCACACGGAGGACCCGACGGTTTGCGAACAACAGGAATCCCGTCTGCGGAAGGAAGGACGGGGAGACCCCGTCGACTATCCGGATTCGCGCCCGGATTACACGGAGGCGATGGGTGCCGCTGCGGCGCTTCGAATGGCGGAAGAAGCGGGCGTCAAGTACTACAGCGTTCACACGTCGTGTCGAAAGGCTGCGGAGGTGATCGAGGCGTTCCGGACCGACGGGAGCCGCGTTCGAGCGGAAACGTGTACACACTACACCGCGCTGGATCGATCCGTCCACGAGGAGGTTGGAAACGACGCGATGATTGCACCCCCGCTTCGATCACAAGCCGATGTCGCGGCGATGTTCGAGTATCTGAAACGCGGAACGCTGAGCGTCGTCTCGACCGACCATGCCGTCTACCACTCCTCGTTCAAGGACGTCGACCAGTGGTGGAACAGCCCGTACGGTGCAAATAGCGTTCAGCGTAGCCTCCCGGTGTTTCATCACGAGGCGGTCGTCGAACGCGGGTTTTCGTATCCGTTCCTCGTTCGAGTCATGTGTTCGAACCCGGCCAGGACCTTCGGAATGCCCCAAAAGGGGACGCTCGAACCCGGGACGGACGCAGATATCGTCCTTTTCGATCCGAACAAGACACAGACGATACGGGCGGAGACGAACGCGTCCAACGCATCAACCTCGATTTACGAAGGCCGTGAGGTCGCTGGTGCGGTTGATCGGACGCTCGTTCGAGGGACAGTTGTGGCGGATGGTGACGACGTCGTTTCCGATCCGGGTCACGGGTCGTTCGTCGAACGCGAATTACCTGACTGGTCCACGTGA
- a CDS encoding D-2-hydroxyacid dehydrogenase: protein MTNPSVLLMHRAPPENAGGPDALAQAITQKLPDVTLRLASDYSETLSKISDVEIVVEHQIDDAHLEAAEELRWIQSLSSGYDRFDLDRLEEDDIVLTTASGVHGEPIAQHVLGYILTFERGLHRAHRQQAQHMWRRFAPSELTDKTVTIVGVGEIGSTIAERLAAFDVRIIGVKRNLESVTSAVDDVLPPADLHGALGQAEYVVVACPLTPQTRQMFGPAEFDSMSTDTVFINIARGEIVDQQALITALHTGELGGAALDVAVDEPLPPESPLWDFDDVLITPHMAGGSPQYARRCAEIFRQNYERYVNDDLDGMKNRIV, encoded by the coding sequence ATGACGAATCCATCAGTACTGCTGATGCACCGCGCTCCCCCGGAAAACGCTGGAGGACCAGACGCACTTGCACAAGCAATTACACAGAAGCTTCCGGACGTAACTCTTCGGCTCGCATCCGATTACAGCGAGACGCTCTCGAAGATCAGCGATGTCGAAATCGTCGTCGAACATCAAATCGACGACGCCCATCTGGAAGCAGCCGAGGAGTTGCGCTGGATTCAGTCGCTCAGTTCTGGCTACGACCGGTTTGATCTCGATCGACTGGAGGAGGATGACATCGTTCTAACGACAGCCTCCGGCGTACACGGCGAACCGATCGCACAGCACGTCCTGGGATACATCCTGACGTTTGAACGAGGACTTCACCGTGCCCACCGACAGCAAGCGCAGCACATGTGGCGACGCTTTGCGCCATCTGAACTGACAGACAAGACAGTTACAATCGTCGGTGTCGGGGAAATCGGGAGTACGATCGCCGAACGACTGGCCGCCTTCGACGTGCGGATCATCGGTGTAAAGCGCAATCTCGAGTCGGTGACATCCGCCGTCGACGACGTCCTGCCACCCGCAGACCTACACGGAGCCCTCGGACAGGCAGAGTATGTCGTCGTTGCCTGTCCGCTTACGCCCCAGACCCGCCAGATGTTCGGCCCGGCGGAGTTCGATTCCATGTCCACGGACACTGTCTTCATCAACATCGCTCGGGGTGAGATTGTCGACCAACAGGCATTGATTACGGCACTCCATACTGGAGAACTCGGAGGCGCTGCGCTCGATGTTGCCGTAGATGAGCCTCTGCCGCCCGAGTCCCCGCTCTGGGATTTCGATGACGTGCTCATCACGCCGCACATGGCAGGTGGCTCTCCGCAGTATGCAAGACGTTGTGCGGAGATTTTCAGACAGAACTACGAACGGTACGTCAACGATGATCTCGACGGGATGAAAAACCGTATCGTGTGA
- a CDS encoding amidohydrolase, with protein sequence MPKTMELSLPEVRRELHKYPEAGWKEFRTTALVAEELDTRGYTLHLGADALNTDERLGVPSDDEIQRARDRALDEGAPEKYLAEMGDTTGLVAEKTFGDGSGPVVGVRVDMDALEMTEASDPEHRPAADGFASRHPNEMHACGHDGHTTIGIGIARALAAVNTVSGTVYLFFQPAEEGGRGGYPMSKTDLISDVDYMLALHLGLGNETGTVIAGYDRPLSNSKVDVTFSGKPAHAGNAPNEGQNALHAATTAIQNLYGIPRHEDGITRVNVGQVHSPNAQNVISDCAEMRVEVRGETAAINEYMSDSVRRIIRHAAGMHNVEYDMSLYGKTTSFTADDEIVSEVAAAARSCDSVTTVVDRDQIGASEDASYLIKRVQATGGKGTYIGIGASNPSGHHTSTFDFDEEALDVGVQVVVQTLHRIMNAD encoded by the coding sequence ATGCCAAAAACCATGGAGTTGTCGCTCCCAGAAGTGCGTCGTGAACTGCACAAGTATCCTGAAGCGGGCTGGAAAGAGTTTCGAACGACAGCACTTGTCGCAGAGGAACTCGATACCCGCGGGTATACTCTCCATCTCGGTGCCGACGCACTAAACACCGATGAGCGACTCGGCGTCCCTTCAGATGACGAAATCCAGCGAGCACGTGACCGTGCGCTTGACGAAGGCGCTCCTGAAAAATACCTTGCGGAGATGGGAGATACGACTGGGCTTGTCGCGGAGAAAACGTTCGGCGATGGCAGCGGCCCGGTCGTTGGTGTGCGCGTCGACATGGATGCACTCGAGATGACCGAAGCAAGCGACCCAGAGCATCGGCCGGCTGCCGACGGGTTCGCCAGTCGCCATCCGAACGAAATGCACGCGTGTGGCCATGATGGCCATACGACTATCGGGATTGGGATTGCTCGAGCGCTTGCTGCTGTAAATACTGTTTCGGGAACAGTGTATCTATTTTTCCAGCCAGCAGAAGAAGGGGGACGAGGTGGGTACCCGATGAGTAAAACAGACCTCATCTCTGACGTTGACTATATGCTTGCTCTCCATCTCGGCCTTGGAAACGAGACTGGAACGGTCATTGCGGGGTATGACCGTCCGTTATCGAACTCCAAGGTTGATGTTACGTTTTCCGGGAAGCCCGCACACGCTGGAAACGCACCAAACGAAGGACAGAACGCACTTCATGCAGCAACAACAGCAATACAGAATCTCTATGGAATCCCCCGTCATGAGGATGGCATAACGCGTGTCAATGTCGGGCAAGTCCATTCACCAAACGCGCAAAATGTCATCTCTGACTGTGCTGAAATGCGTGTTGAGGTTCGTGGTGAGACAGCAGCGATAAACGAATATATGTCGGATTCGGTTCGTCGAATCATTCGGCATGCTGCCGGAATGCACAATGTCGAGTACGATATGTCTCTGTATGGGAAGACGACTTCGTTTACTGCAGATGATGAGATCGTCTCAGAAGTGGCTGCCGCCGCTCGTTCGTGTGACTCAGTGACGACAGTAGTCGACCGAGACCAGATTGGTGCCAGTGAGGATGCGTCGTATCTTATCAAGCGTGTGCAAGCAACTGGTGGCAAAGGAACCTATATCGGGATTGGTGCGAGCAATCCGTCCGGACACCATACTTCGACGTTCGACTTTGATGAAGAGGCACTTGACGTTGGAGTGCAGGTAGTCGTTCAAACGCTGCATCGAATCATGAACGCTGACTGA